One segment of Bradyrhizobium sp. CB2312 DNA contains the following:
- a CDS encoding helix-turn-helix transcriptional regulator: MLPMTVLETPILETPILREVQGNHRSPAGVHLVARDYPKGMRIDLHMHREAQLIYAAKGTMQVTTPGGRWLVPPDRAVWVPAGLEHAIDLLADIEMRTLYFDLAWLKREQRYAGLTREFVVRVSPLLNQAILALFDARNTEERTGLLVRLVMLELHQAEDSATFVPLPHEPRCRRAAMIVLDDPTGLHDIDTLAREVGTSARTLSRLFSSETQLSFKSWCQRARIAAAIQRISTDASVSVKQLATQLGYASVPAFSAAFRQVTGRTPTEFAGK; encoded by the coding sequence ATGCTGCCAATGACTGTCTTGGAAACGCCAATCTTGGAAACGCCAATCCTGCGGGAGGTCCAGGGCAACCATCGCTCGCCGGCGGGCGTGCATCTGGTCGCGCGCGACTATCCCAAGGGTATGCGGATCGATCTGCACATGCATCGCGAGGCACAGCTGATCTATGCGGCCAAGGGCACGATGCAGGTGACGACGCCCGGGGGGCGCTGGCTGGTGCCGCCGGACCGCGCGGTGTGGGTGCCGGCGGGGCTCGAGCACGCCATCGACCTGCTCGCCGACATCGAGATGCGCACGCTGTATTTCGACCTCGCCTGGCTGAAGCGCGAACAGCGCTATGCGGGACTGACCCGGGAATTCGTGGTGCGGGTGTCGCCGCTGCTCAACCAGGCGATCCTGGCGCTGTTCGACGCGCGCAACACCGAGGAGCGCACCGGGCTGCTGGTGCGCCTCGTCATGCTGGAATTGCACCAGGCCGAGGATTCCGCAACCTTCGTGCCGCTGCCGCACGAGCCGCGCTGCCGGCGCGCCGCGATGATCGTGCTGGACGATCCCACTGGGCTACACGACATCGACACGCTGGCGCGCGAGGTCGGAACCTCCGCGCGCACGCTGTCGCGGCTGTTTTCGAGCGAGACGCAATTGAGCTTCAAGAGCTGGTGCCAGCGCGCCAGGATTGCGGCGGCGATCCAGCGGATATCGACGGATGCGAGCGTATCGGTGAAGCAGCTCGCGACCCAGCTCGGCTATGCCAGCGTGCCGGCTTTTTCGGCGGCGTTTCGCCAGGTGACGGGACGGACGCCGACGGAGTTTGCGGGGAAGTAG